In Actinoplanes sp. NBC_00393, a single genomic region encodes these proteins:
- a CDS encoding putative bifunctional diguanylate cyclase/phosphodiesterase codes for MTGSWRYVAAATTIVLLSAIWYVWWVLTGAGPVAIGFLFMPLVMAVGGLAIRDLRRSVPLAPAGRRFWRPVEICAYLFAAGFALLAAEAFRIGPELPSMPPAAAALICSGVLLAMWGVASVPLGVTSRYERGKQWLDRAIALLGCSAVLWHFGIAPMVLAPEPWTVSALTILLLACAFAAGSITKVSYIAGGPVDRSAMRLVASTGLCAAGVALLSVIGGYEGAVPAQALCMPLSGLLLALAARRQRAAAKASVRPGNVWLPYLAVLAVDVPVADVLFRPEHWGPGAWEGRLIVLVAVVVTALVAVRQYVVFRENTRLLREKQASEARLRHEATHDPLTGLANRALFRQWLDEALTSGDATVLLVDLDDFKTVNDSLGHDVGDGLLVGFAGALCEAAGLDGSVARLAGDEFAVLITDADRGAAVAERVMAATAAPISSHRLLVHVSAGLATAPAGTAASQLLRDADAAMYAAKQRGKANWVRYAAGMEQPAQAHARLGGDLRRALDDGEFRLFYQPIIGLADGRIIGVEALVRWFHPERGLVPPIEFIPAAERTGLIVPLGRWVLREACRQAAEWLAEFGPDALNKVAPNVSVLQLHDPDFVTDVRAALADHGLGPDRLVLELTESAVLRGQRVLRVLHELHDMGVRLALDDFGTGESSLSLLRSFPASIVKLDKSFVDGIELDEPGTAAADARQAVARAVVQLAGALGLDTVAEGIENQEQADRLHRLGYTVGQGYHLGRPVSAEEMTARFAAQRSAAAAA; via the coding sequence ATGACCGGGTCGTGGCGATACGTCGCGGCCGCCACCACGATCGTGCTGCTCAGCGCGATCTGGTACGTCTGGTGGGTCCTCACCGGCGCCGGCCCGGTCGCGATCGGCTTCCTGTTCATGCCGCTGGTGATGGCCGTCGGCGGCCTGGCCATCCGGGACCTGCGCCGGTCCGTGCCGCTGGCCCCGGCCGGCCGCCGGTTCTGGCGGCCCGTCGAGATCTGCGCCTACCTGTTCGCGGCCGGCTTCGCGCTGCTCGCGGCGGAGGCGTTCCGGATCGGCCCGGAGCTGCCGTCGATGCCCCCGGCCGCCGCCGCGCTGATCTGCTCAGGTGTGCTCCTCGCGATGTGGGGCGTCGCCTCGGTGCCGCTCGGCGTGACCAGCCGGTACGAGCGCGGCAAGCAGTGGCTGGACCGCGCCATCGCGCTGCTCGGCTGCTCGGCGGTGCTCTGGCACTTCGGGATCGCCCCGATGGTCCTGGCGCCCGAGCCGTGGACCGTCTCGGCGCTGACCATCCTGCTGCTGGCCTGCGCATTCGCCGCCGGGTCGATCACCAAGGTGTCGTACATCGCCGGCGGGCCGGTGGACCGCAGCGCGATGCGCCTGGTCGCCTCGACCGGGCTGTGCGCGGCCGGGGTGGCGCTGCTCTCGGTGATCGGCGGTTACGAGGGTGCGGTCCCGGCGCAGGCGCTCTGCATGCCGCTGTCGGGGCTGCTGCTCGCCCTCGCCGCCCGGCGCCAGCGGGCCGCGGCGAAGGCGTCGGTGCGGCCCGGCAACGTCTGGCTGCCCTACCTGGCCGTGCTCGCGGTCGACGTGCCGGTCGCCGACGTGCTGTTTCGCCCGGAGCACTGGGGGCCCGGCGCCTGGGAGGGCCGGCTCATCGTGCTCGTGGCGGTCGTGGTGACCGCCCTGGTCGCGGTGCGGCAGTACGTGGTGTTCCGGGAGAACACCCGGCTGCTGCGCGAGAAGCAGGCCTCCGAGGCCCGGCTGCGGCACGAGGCCACCCACGATCCGCTGACCGGGCTCGCCAACCGGGCGCTGTTCCGGCAGTGGCTCGACGAGGCTCTGACCAGCGGCGACGCCACCGTGCTCCTGGTCGACCTGGACGACTTCAAGACGGTCAACGACTCACTCGGCCACGACGTCGGCGACGGGCTGCTGGTCGGGTTCGCCGGCGCGCTGTGCGAGGCGGCCGGCCTGGACGGCTCGGTGGCCCGGCTGGCCGGTGACGAGTTCGCGGTGCTGATCACCGACGCGGACCGCGGCGCCGCCGTGGCCGAGCGGGTGATGGCCGCGACCGCGGCGCCGATCAGCTCGCACCGGCTGCTCGTGCACGTCAGCGCCGGCCTGGCCACCGCGCCGGCCGGCACCGCCGCCAGTCAGCTGCTGCGCGACGCGGACGCCGCCATGTACGCGGCCAAGCAGCGCGGCAAGGCGAACTGGGTGCGCTACGCCGCCGGGATGGAACAGCCCGCCCAGGCGCACGCCCGGCTCGGCGGCGACCTGCGCCGGGCCCTCGACGACGGCGAGTTCCGGCTCTTCTACCAGCCGATCATCGGGCTCGCGGACGGCCGGATCATCGGGGTCGAGGCGCTGGTCCGCTGGTTCCATCCGGAGCGCGGCCTGGTGCCGCCGATCGAGTTCATCCCGGCCGCCGAGCGGACCGGCCTGATCGTGCCGCTGGGCCGGTGGGTGCTGCGCGAGGCGTGCCGGCAGGCGGCGGAGTGGCTCGCCGAGTTCGGCCCGGACGCGCTGAACAAGGTCGCGCCGAACGTCTCGGTGCTCCAGCTGCACGATCCGGACTTCGTGACCGACGTGCGGGCCGCGCTCGCCGACCACGGCCTCGGGCCTGATCGGCTGGTGCTGGAGCTGACCGAGTCGGCGGTGCTGCGCGGGCAGCGGGTGTTGCGGGTGCTGCACGAACTGCACGACATGGGCGTACGCCTGGCGCTGGACGACTTCGGCACCGGCGAGTCGTCGCTGAGCCTGCTGCGCAGCTTCCCGGCCTCGATCGTCAAGCTGGACAAGTCGTTCGTCGACGGCATCGAACTGGACGAGCCGGGCACCGCGGCGGCCGACGCCCGGCAGGCGGTGGCCCGCGCGGTCGTGCAGCTCGCCGGCGCGCTCGGCCTGGACACCGTCGCCGAGGGCATCGAGAACCAGGAGCAGGCGGACCGGCTGCACCGGCTGGGCTACACCGTGGGGCAGGGCTACCACCTGGGCCGGCCGGTGAGCGCCGAGGAGATGACCGCGCGGTTCGCGGCGCAGCGTTCGGCCGCCGCCGCGGCGTGA
- a CDS encoding serine/threonine-protein kinase produces MHDVWPAPGLLLASRYRLVTLLETGGMAQVWRAVDELLDRPVAVKLPAGDTRAAHLAWREARLAARLSHPGIAAVHDYREAVRPDGSVAPFVVMELLSGETVAARLVDGPIPWGEAVSIGTAVAEALAAAHAAGVVHRDIKPGNVMLCPGGVKLLDFGISAAAGEPDDDDTGATFGTPAYAAPERLDGKPAEPATDLYGLGVLLFEMVAGEPPYSVDTWEELAAAQASGPAQLPEGLPARLRELIARCLQDEPHRRPSAAEARRTLARLIPSSPARSTIPLPEPPPTGLARVIPVTARPSSTAGRVGAVAGLVLVVAAFIALINTVGGPEGDDNVAQAPPAGTPSAAPSVTTKAAPEPPTAATTRATPTATLTLDAALSRVRAAVEKGEELGEIRPDVALDLMNLLRQIDSGSAEVGDQVELLSSKVRQRLSEGAMTETRASVLQSRLRDLRGVSGA; encoded by the coding sequence ATGCACGATGTTTGGCCGGCGCCGGGCCTCCTTCTGGCCTCGCGGTACCGCCTCGTCACGCTGCTGGAAACCGGCGGCATGGCGCAAGTCTGGCGGGCCGTGGACGAGTTGCTGGACCGGCCGGTCGCGGTCAAGCTCCCGGCCGGTGACACCCGTGCCGCGCATCTGGCCTGGCGCGAGGCCCGGCTGGCGGCCCGCCTCTCGCATCCCGGCATCGCCGCGGTGCACGACTACCGCGAGGCGGTCCGCCCCGACGGCTCGGTGGCCCCGTTCGTGGTGATGGAGCTGCTCAGCGGCGAGACCGTGGCGGCCCGGCTGGTCGACGGCCCGATCCCGTGGGGCGAGGCGGTCTCGATCGGCACCGCCGTCGCCGAGGCGCTCGCCGCCGCACACGCGGCCGGCGTGGTGCACCGCGACATCAAGCCGGGCAACGTGATGCTCTGCCCGGGTGGCGTCAAGCTGCTCGACTTCGGGATCAGCGCCGCCGCCGGCGAGCCCGACGACGACGACACCGGCGCCACGTTCGGCACCCCGGCGTACGCGGCGCCCGAACGCCTGGACGGCAAACCCGCCGAGCCCGCCACCGACCTGTACGGGCTGGGTGTGCTGCTGTTCGAGATGGTGGCCGGCGAGCCGCCGTACTCGGTGGACACCTGGGAGGAGCTCGCCGCGGCCCAGGCGTCCGGCCCCGCGCAGCTCCCCGAGGGCCTGCCTGCCCGGCTACGGGAGCTGATCGCCCGGTGCCTGCAGGACGAGCCGCACCGGCGTCCCTCGGCCGCCGAGGCCCGCCGGACACTGGCCCGCCTGATCCCGTCCTCACCGGCCCGCAGCACCATCCCGCTGCCCGAGCCACCACCGACCGGCCTGGCCCGGGTCATCCCGGTCACGGCCCGCCCGTCGTCGACAGCCGGCCGGGTCGGCGCCGTCGCCGGCCTCGTCCTGGTCGTCGCCGCCTTCATCGCTCTGATCAACACGGTCGGCGGGCCGGAGGGCGACGACAACGTGGCGCAGGCCCCGCCGGCCGGCACCCCGTCGGCCGCGCCGTCGGTCACCACGAAGGCGGCGCCGGAGCCCCCGACGGCCGCCACCACCAGAGCCACGCCGACCGCGACGCTGACCCTGGACGCGGCGCTGAGCCGGGTCCGCGCGGCGGTCGAGAAGGGTGAGGAGCTCGGCGAGATCCGGCCGGACGTCGCCCTCGACCTGATGAATCTGCTCCGTCAGATCGACAGCGGCTCGGCGGAGGTCGGCGACCAGGTGGAGCTGCTCAGCAGCAAGGTGCGGCAGCGGCTCAGCGAGGGCGCGATGACCGAGACCCGGGCCTCGGTCCTGCAGTCCCGCCTGAGGGATCTGCGGGGTGTGAGCGGCGCCTGA
- a CDS encoding ABC transporter permease — MRRALAVLAGLLVAALVWEGYKAVGNPEGTVLFGVRVLPRADDLSMPHLWTIAERLGAPELTGGRPVWLVVLEACLFTLGITAVGFLAGAVVGLALAVAMQRFRIVERGLLPYVILSQTVPLVALAPLIAGWGGTIMPPWATVAVIAAYLAFFPVAVGMLRGLQSPGTAGVELMRSYAAGWWRTLVKLRFPAALPYLFPALRLAGAAAVVGAVVGEISTGTRGGIGRLIIEYSREATSDPAKVYTAMLGAALLGLLVAAAVTLLEVPLMRHRRHVEVVTL, encoded by the coding sequence ATGAGGAGGGCCCTCGCGGTTCTCGCCGGGCTGCTGGTGGCTGCCCTGGTCTGGGAGGGCTACAAGGCGGTCGGCAACCCCGAGGGGACGGTGCTGTTCGGCGTGCGGGTGCTCCCGCGCGCCGACGACCTCTCCATGCCGCACCTTTGGACGATCGCCGAGCGGCTCGGGGCGCCCGAGCTGACCGGCGGCCGTCCGGTGTGGCTGGTCGTCCTCGAGGCGTGCCTGTTCACTCTGGGGATCACGGCCGTCGGCTTCCTCGCCGGCGCCGTGGTCGGGCTCGCCCTGGCGGTGGCGATGCAGCGCTTCCGGATCGTGGAGCGCGGGCTTCTGCCGTACGTCATCCTCTCTCAGACCGTGCCCCTGGTGGCGCTCGCGCCGCTGATCGCCGGCTGGGGCGGCACGATCATGCCGCCCTGGGCGACGGTCGCGGTGATCGCCGCCTACCTGGCCTTCTTCCCGGTCGCCGTGGGCATGCTGCGCGGCCTGCAGTCGCCGGGCACGGCCGGCGTCGAGCTGATGCGCAGCTACGCCGCCGGCTGGTGGCGCACGCTGGTGAAGCTGCGCTTCCCCGCGGCGCTGCCCTATCTGTTCCCGGCGCTGCGCCTGGCCGGCGCGGCCGCGGTGGTCGGCGCGGTGGTCGGGGAGATCTCCACCGGTACGCGTGGCGGCATCGGCCGCCTGATCATCGAGTACTCGCGGGAGGCCACCTCGGACCCCGCCAAGGTCTACACGGCCATGCTCGGCGCGGCGCTGCTCGGCCTGCTGGTGGCGGCCGCCGTCACTCTGCTGGAGGTGCCGCTGATGCGGCACCGGCGTCACGTGGAGGTGGTGACCCTATGA
- a CDS encoding ABC transporter substrate-binding protein yields the protein MRRLLLASLLLLAACGTADTPSTPAPGGSGALTPIKLQLQWFYQAQFGGYIAAVDQGFYKEQGLDVTLLEGGVDIVPQTVLAQGKADYAVAWVPKALASREQGAGITDVAQIFARSGTYQVAWADSGIKTAADLKGKKVGNWGFGNEFELFAGMTKAGLDPGKDVTLVQQQFDMQALLKKEIDAAQAMSYNEYAQLLEAKNPATGKLYTPEDFSIIDWKTEGSSMLQDAVWANTEKLNDPAYQQQTVKFLTATIKGWAFCRDNAEKCRDLVVAKGSKLGKSHQLWQMNETNKLVWPAAGAGIGVIDEAAWKQTVDISQTTKNQTGDTVLTKAPEGLAYTNDYINQAIEQAKAAGIDVTGTSFQPATVTLSEGGA from the coding sequence ATGCGACGTCTCCTTCTCGCCTCCCTACTTCTCCTTGCCGCGTGCGGCACCGCCGACACGCCCAGCACACCGGCCCCGGGCGGCAGCGGCGCCCTCACCCCGATCAAGCTGCAGCTGCAGTGGTTCTACCAGGCCCAGTTCGGCGGCTACATCGCCGCGGTGGACCAGGGCTTCTACAAGGAGCAGGGGCTCGACGTCACGCTGCTCGAAGGCGGCGTCGACATCGTCCCGCAGACCGTGCTCGCCCAGGGCAAGGCCGACTACGCGGTGGCCTGGGTGCCGAAGGCGCTCGCCTCCCGCGAGCAGGGCGCCGGCATCACCGACGTCGCGCAGATCTTCGCCCGCTCCGGCACCTACCAGGTGGCCTGGGCGGACAGCGGCATCAAGACGGCCGCCGACCTGAAGGGCAAGAAGGTCGGCAACTGGGGCTTCGGCAACGAGTTCGAGCTGTTCGCCGGGATGACCAAGGCCGGCCTCGACCCGGGCAAGGACGTCACCCTGGTGCAGCAGCAGTTCGACATGCAGGCGCTGCTGAAGAAGGAGATCGACGCCGCCCAGGCGATGAGCTACAACGAGTACGCCCAGCTGCTCGAGGCGAAGAACCCGGCGACCGGCAAGCTCTACACCCCCGAGGACTTCTCGATCATCGACTGGAAGACCGAGGGTTCGTCGATGCTGCAGGACGCGGTCTGGGCGAACACCGAGAAGCTCAACGATCCCGCCTACCAGCAGCAGACCGTGAAGTTCCTGACCGCCACCATCAAGGGCTGGGCGTTCTGCCGGGACAACGCGGAGAAGTGCCGTGACCTGGTCGTCGCCAAGGGCTCGAAGCTCGGCAAGAGCCATCAGCTCTGGCAGATGAACGAGACCAACAAGCTGGTCTGGCCGGCCGCCGGCGCCGGCATCGGCGTGATCGACGAGGCGGCCTGGAAGCAGACCGTGGACATCTCGCAGACCACGAAGAACCAGACCGGCGACACGGTGCTGACCAAGGCCCCGGAGGGTCTGGCGTACACGAACGACTACATCAACCAGGCGATCGAGCAGGCCAAGGCCGCCGGCATCGACGTGACCGGCACGTCGTTCCAGCCGGCGACCGTGACCCTGTCCGAGGGCGGCGCTTGA
- a CDS encoding ABC transporter ATP-binding protein encodes MSAVVVDQVTKVFNQGRPDEVTALSEVDLAVGDGEFVSLIGPSGCGKSTLLRLIADLIEPTTGTVTVADRPAAQARREQEYGIAFQQAGLFEWRTVRRNVELPLELRGIGRAERRAKAEEMLELVGLADFAGHYPGQLSGGMQQRVAIARALAVQPPLLLMDEPFGALDEMTRERLQSELLAICAKTRTSTVFVTHSISEAVFLSDRVVVMSARPGRITASIEVNLPSRDEAGRQSPVYFDKITEVRKALRG; translated from the coding sequence ATGAGCGCTGTGGTCGTGGACCAGGTGACGAAGGTCTTCAACCAGGGCCGGCCGGATGAAGTCACCGCGCTGTCCGAGGTGGACCTCGCCGTGGGTGACGGCGAGTTCGTGTCGCTGATCGGGCCGTCCGGGTGCGGCAAGAGCACCCTGCTGCGCCTGATCGCCGACCTGATCGAGCCGACCACCGGCACGGTCACCGTGGCGGACCGGCCGGCCGCGCAGGCCCGCCGCGAGCAGGAGTACGGCATCGCCTTCCAGCAGGCCGGCCTCTTCGAGTGGCGGACCGTGCGCCGCAACGTCGAACTGCCCCTGGAACTGCGCGGCATCGGCCGGGCCGAGCGCCGGGCCAAGGCCGAGGAGATGCTGGAACTGGTCGGTCTGGCCGACTTCGCCGGGCACTACCCGGGCCAGCTCTCCGGCGGCATGCAGCAGCGGGTCGCGATCGCCCGGGCGCTGGCCGTGCAGCCGCCGCTGCTGCTGATGGACGAGCCGTTCGGCGCGCTCGACGAGATGACCCGGGAACGGCTGCAGTCCGAGCTGCTCGCCATCTGCGCCAAGACCCGGACCAGCACCGTCTTCGTCACCCACTCGATCTCCGAGGCGGTGTTCCTCTCCGACCGGGTGGTGGTGATGTCGGCCCGCCCCGGCCGGATCACCGCGTCGATCGAGGTGAACCTGCCGTCCCGGGACGAGGCCGGCCGGCAGTCCCCGGTCTACTTCGACAAGATCACCGAGGTACGGAAGGCGCTGCGCGGATGA
- a CDS encoding diguanylate cyclase domain-containing protein yields the protein MRRRPGDPTGSWSGGQRLRFLLDATIVNSAAASVAWCLMTRPSLASAGPAAIATAVVGSGVMFCAVLLAVKLLLSGNSPAGTAAAVPITAATMLQAVGTALLPAAGAGDTGTQMILIIGPCLMLLFSPRIQLLTGAPGSFARPVGERPARGRRYSVLPYMATVVCAATLVAALAAGGLALPAWGALAGLLVNVALVVARQVLALAENNRLLDRLDERERRLESLLRHASEITSIATPDGRFTYVSPAVEKVLGLPAAYALDRSSLEILHNDDKARLAGDLAVLYSTPGAQLTYQGRYRRADGTWRWLEVVAVNLSHEPGIGGVVCNSRDVTESRELHERLRYQADHDELTGLANRRRFTAGVTAAAGDAAVLLIDLNGFKQINDTYGHGAGDAVLRHVADRLRECAGPDDVPARLGGDEFAVLVAGGDAAAGRLAARIREALTAPAEIGGHRLTVGASIGAACGPATDPDQLLNAADLRMYAEKQRTRTVAS from the coding sequence GTGCGGCGTCGCCCTGGTGATCCGACCGGGAGCTGGTCGGGCGGCCAGCGTCTGCGGTTCCTGCTCGACGCCACGATCGTGAACAGCGCCGCGGCGTCGGTCGCCTGGTGCCTGATGACCCGCCCGTCCCTGGCGTCGGCGGGCCCGGCCGCGATCGCCACCGCGGTGGTCGGCAGCGGCGTCATGTTCTGCGCGGTGCTGCTCGCGGTGAAGCTGCTGCTCAGCGGCAACAGCCCGGCCGGCACGGCGGCGGCCGTCCCGATCACCGCGGCGACGATGCTGCAGGCCGTGGGGACCGCGCTGCTGCCGGCCGCCGGCGCGGGGGACACCGGCACCCAGATGATCCTGATCATCGGTCCGTGCCTGATGCTGCTCTTCAGCCCGCGGATCCAGCTGCTGACCGGCGCGCCGGGTTCGTTCGCCAGGCCGGTGGGTGAGCGGCCGGCCCGCGGGCGGCGGTACAGCGTCCTCCCGTACATGGCAACGGTCGTCTGCGCAGCCACCCTGGTGGCCGCGCTCGCCGCCGGAGGTCTCGCCCTGCCCGCCTGGGGCGCCCTGGCCGGGCTGCTGGTGAACGTCGCCCTGGTGGTGGCCCGGCAGGTGCTCGCGCTCGCCGAGAACAACCGCCTGCTGGACCGGCTGGACGAGCGGGAGCGGCGCCTGGAGTCGCTGCTGCGGCACGCCTCCGAGATCACCTCGATCGCCACGCCGGACGGCCGGTTCACCTATGTCAGCCCGGCCGTGGAGAAGGTGCTCGGGCTGCCGGCCGCCTACGCGCTGGACCGCTCGTCGCTGGAGATCCTGCACAACGACGACAAGGCGCGGCTCGCCGGCGACCTGGCGGTCCTCTACTCGACGCCGGGCGCGCAGCTGACCTACCAGGGCCGGTACCGCCGGGCCGACGGGACCTGGCGCTGGCTGGAGGTGGTCGCGGTGAACCTCTCCCACGAGCCGGGCATCGGCGGCGTGGTCTGCAACTCGCGGGACGTCACCGAGTCGCGTGAGCTGCACGAGCGGCTGCGCTACCAGGCCGACCACGACGAGCTCACCGGCCTGGCCAACCGCCGCCGGTTCACCGCCGGGGTGACCGCGGCGGCCGGCGACGCGGCGGTGCTGCTGATCGATCTCAACGGCTTCAAGCAGATCAATGACACGTACGGCCACGGCGCCGGCGACGCGGTCCTGCGGCACGTCGCCGACCGGCTGCGCGAGTGCGCCGGCCCGGACGACGTGCCGGCCCGGCTGGGCGGCGACGAGTTCGCGGTCCTGGTGGCCGGCGGCGACGCGGCGGCCGGACGGCTCGCGGCCCGGATCCGCGAGGCGCTGACCGCACCCGCCGAGATCGGCGGGCACCGGCTCACCGTGGGTGCCAGCATCGGCGCCGCCTGCGGGCCGGCGACCGACCCCGACCAGCTGCTCAATGCGGCCGACCTGCGGATGTACGCGGAGAAGCAGCGGACCCGGACGGTCGCCTCATGA
- a CDS encoding SCO6745 family protein — protein sequence MTESPYRLAWRVTEPLHALVYFVPEAAERYAACGVDASAGYFASRGAAFGPVGPGIVTATFYNFNPALVARILPAVWERTTPAAMVAARLDAADAALTRGLGADVVAGPEMAEAAELARTAALAAGQWPQGRPLFAAHAELPWPEQPHLVLFHAQMLLREFRGDGHVAALLTAGITGLEAIVLHVASGEIDERFLRPTRGWTRDAWAAAAEDLRARGLLDENGLTDQGRRLRADLEATTDRLAEPAYRVLGEEGCLRLAALTRPLSRTVVKGGLLDPRQLTKTGRE from the coding sequence ATGACCGAGAGTCCGTACCGCCTGGCCTGGCGGGTCACCGAGCCGCTGCACGCGCTGGTGTATTTCGTGCCCGAGGCCGCCGAGCGGTACGCGGCGTGCGGCGTGGACGCCTCGGCCGGCTACTTCGCCTCCCGGGGCGCCGCGTTCGGCCCGGTCGGCCCGGGCATCGTCACCGCCACCTTCTACAACTTCAACCCGGCCCTGGTGGCCCGGATCCTGCCGGCCGTGTGGGAGCGGACCACCCCGGCCGCGATGGTGGCCGCCCGGCTCGACGCCGCGGACGCCGCCCTGACCCGCGGCCTCGGCGCTGACGTCGTCGCCGGGCCGGAGATGGCCGAGGCCGCCGAGCTGGCCCGCACCGCGGCGCTGGCGGCCGGGCAGTGGCCGCAGGGGCGCCCGCTGTTCGCCGCGCACGCCGAGCTGCCCTGGCCGGAGCAGCCGCACCTGGTGCTGTTCCACGCGCAGATGCTGCTCCGCGAGTTCCGCGGCGACGGGCACGTGGCGGCGCTGCTGACGGCCGGCATCACCGGGCTGGAGGCGATCGTGCTGCACGTCGCCAGCGGCGAGATCGACGAGCGGTTCCTGCGCCCGACCCGCGGTTGGACCCGTGACGCGTGGGCGGCCGCGGCCGAGGACCTCCGGGCCCGGGGCCTGCTCGACGAGAACGGGCTCACCGATCAGGGCCGGCGCCTGCGGGCCGATCTGGAGGCGACCACCGATCGGCTGGCCGAGCCGGCGTACCGGGTGCTGGGCGAGGAGGGCTGCCTGCGGCTGGCCGCGCTCACCCGCCCGCTGAGCCGGACCGTGGTGAAGGGCGGCCTGCTGGACCCGCGGCAGCTGACGAAAACCGGTCGTGAGTAG
- a CDS encoding ABC transporter permease — MKRLLPPVIAGILALVLWELTVTLGRVAPFILPAPTAIWRELVAQRGNVWEAALASGANALVGLIAGSLLAILAALAASRFQVLGEVSIPFAAVISALPIIALAPILNNMFESTSSVPRRLVTAIVVFFPVFLNTLRGLREVNPVHQELMHTYAAGGWTFARKVRLPGALPHLFTGLRQASSLAVIAAVVAEYFGGLQDGLGARITSAAAFTAYPRAWAFVAGACLLGLTFYLVTLLLERLAMPWKTRLID, encoded by the coding sequence ATGAAGCGCCTGCTGCCGCCGGTGATCGCCGGGATCCTCGCGCTGGTCCTCTGGGAGCTGACCGTCACGCTCGGCCGGGTCGCCCCGTTCATCCTGCCCGCCCCCACGGCGATCTGGCGCGAGCTGGTCGCGCAGCGCGGCAACGTCTGGGAGGCGGCCCTGGCCAGCGGCGCCAACGCCCTGGTCGGCCTGATCGCCGGCAGCCTCCTGGCCATCCTGGCCGCCCTCGCGGCCAGCCGGTTCCAGGTGCTCGGCGAAGTCTCGATCCCGTTCGCCGCGGTGATCAGCGCGCTGCCGATCATCGCGCTCGCCCCGATCCTCAACAACATGTTCGAGTCGACCAGCAGCGTCCCCCGCCGACTGGTCACCGCGATCGTCGTCTTCTTCCCGGTCTTCCTGAACACGCTGCGCGGCCTGCGCGAGGTGAACCCGGTCCACCAGGAGCTGATGCACACGTACGCGGCCGGCGGCTGGACCTTCGCCCGCAAGGTCCGCCTGCCCGGCGCGCTCCCCCATCTCTTCACCGGTCTGCGGCAGGCGTCGTCGCTGGCCGTGATCGCCGCGGTCGTCGCCGAGTACTTCGGCGGACTGCAGGACGGGCTCGGCGCGCGGATCACCTCCGCGGCCGCGTTCACCGCGTACCCCCGTGCCTGGGCCTTCGTGGCCGGCGCCTGCCTCCTCGGACTCACCTTCTACCTGGTCACGCTCCTGCTGGAGCGCCTGGCCATGCCGTGGAAAACACGCCTGATCGACTAG
- a CDS encoding TIGR03842 family LLM class F420-dependent oxidoreductase, with protein sequence MLQNDPPALEVVEWAKKAEAAGFSHFWTFDSHVLWQEPFVVYSAILGATERIVVGPMVTNPGTRDWTVTASLFATLNEMYGNRTICGIGRGDSALRVLGLTPQTLGQLRESVQVIKGLGNGQRVTVRGNEIQFAWAPDSRLEVWVAAYGPKALALTGEVGDGYILQLADPDIAEWMITAVRNAAAAKGRDPDAIKFCVAAPAYVGDDLAHQRDQTRWFGGMVGNHVADIVARYGGSGAVPQALTDYIKAREGYDYSEHGRAGNTHTTFVPDEIVDRFCVLGPVENHVKRLQELKSLGVDQFAVYLQHDAKEETLAAYGEHIIPAFG encoded by the coding sequence GTGCTCCAGAACGACCCACCGGCACTCGAAGTGGTCGAGTGGGCGAAGAAGGCCGAGGCGGCCGGCTTCAGTCACTTCTGGACGTTCGACTCACACGTGCTCTGGCAGGAGCCGTTCGTCGTCTACTCGGCGATCCTCGGCGCGACCGAACGGATCGTCGTCGGCCCGATGGTGACCAACCCGGGCACCCGGGACTGGACGGTCACCGCCTCGCTGTTCGCGACGCTCAACGAGATGTACGGCAACCGCACGATCTGCGGCATCGGCCGCGGCGACTCGGCGCTGCGCGTCCTCGGTCTCACCCCACAGACATTGGGCCAGCTCCGCGAGAGCGTCCAGGTGATCAAAGGGCTGGGCAACGGCCAGAGAGTCACGGTACGCGGAAACGAGATCCAGTTCGCCTGGGCGCCGGACAGTCGCCTCGAGGTCTGGGTCGCTGCTTACGGCCCGAAAGCGCTCGCGCTGACCGGGGAGGTGGGCGACGGCTACATCCTGCAGCTCGCCGACCCGGACATCGCCGAGTGGATGATCACCGCCGTAAGAAATGCCGCCGCCGCCAAAGGCCGGGACCCGGACGCGATCAAGTTCTGTGTGGCCGCGCCGGCGTACGTCGGTGACGACCTCGCACACCAGCGGGACCAGACCCGCTGGTTCGGCGGCATGGTCGGCAACCACGTGGCCGACATCGTGGCCCGCTACGGCGGCAGCGGCGCGGTCCCGCAGGCGCTGACCGACTACATCAAGGCCCGCGAGGGCTACGACTACTCCGAACACGGCCGGGCCGGCAACACCCACACCACGTTCGTGCCGGACGAGATCGTCGACCGGTTCTGCGTGCTCGGCCCGGTGGAGAACCATGTGAAACGGTTGCAGGAGCTGAAGTCGCTGGGCGTCGACCAGTTCGCGGTCTACCTGCAGCACGACGCCAAGGAGGAGACCCTCGCCGCGTACGGCGAGCACATCATCCCGGCGTTCGGATGA